A single window of Rhodococcus jostii RHA1 DNA harbors:
- a CDS encoding sigma-54-dependent Fis family transcriptional regulator, with translation MGDDDRPAAAYVERVATDTVLERAARSVLPDVTAYIENEPVALILTDANGIVLSRTGGDSDLFAALDRVDLAPGFRYAETQVGTNGIGTSLEVGRPLLVDGDQHFSGPLRSFSCAGAPVTHPVTGAILGVVDLTTAAQNSNTLLLSFATLAAARLRERMLDDATELDRAIFSAYRSACRRSSRPVVAVGDEVVMMNSLARQQFDSPDQMAILERTRDIGGETTPVTILTDLPSGTIARLSYEPTFTGSRLAGGIVRITKQVSSLRLSTPKVYAPIPPAIAGASPLWRHTVQAVVDACRRQDWLVLDGEPGVGKTALIRAAHQLVPDRGLAVLDATALGDDLLPEVSDELDSGSDLAILHAHALDDAHLTALADLLQGPQAQEPPRRPWVVLTRYPQDSTDTTPLLRMFPKSVTVPPLRHHLDDLPDLVRSLLDTLGATGLTLAPAASNQLARLAWRGNVTQLKTVLEDTYRRQRSGVVEVDTLPPACRSTTRRTLTRMQALERDAIVDALALHAGDKTAAATAIGMSRATIYRKIREFGIVL, from the coding sequence TTGGGTGACGACGACCGGCCCGCCGCCGCGTACGTCGAGCGCGTGGCCACCGACACGGTGCTCGAGCGCGCCGCCCGATCCGTACTGCCCGACGTGACCGCCTACATCGAAAACGAGCCGGTGGCATTGATTCTCACCGATGCGAACGGCATCGTGCTCTCCCGCACCGGTGGTGACAGCGACTTGTTCGCCGCACTGGACCGAGTCGACCTCGCCCCGGGCTTTCGCTACGCGGAAACCCAGGTCGGCACCAATGGAATCGGCACCTCGCTCGAGGTCGGCCGGCCACTCCTCGTGGACGGAGACCAACACTTCAGTGGTCCGCTGCGGTCCTTCTCCTGCGCGGGAGCGCCGGTGACACACCCCGTCACCGGGGCGATCCTCGGTGTCGTGGACCTGACCACCGCCGCGCAGAATTCCAACACCCTGCTGCTGTCCTTCGCCACACTCGCCGCAGCCCGCCTTCGCGAGCGCATGCTCGACGACGCAACCGAACTGGACCGGGCGATCTTCAGTGCGTACCGATCCGCATGCCGGCGCTCCAGCCGGCCCGTCGTCGCTGTCGGTGACGAGGTCGTGATGATGAACTCGCTGGCCCGGCAACAATTCGACTCACCGGACCAGATGGCGATTCTCGAACGCACCCGAGACATCGGCGGCGAAACGACGCCGGTCACGATCCTCACCGACCTGCCCAGCGGAACGATCGCACGCCTGAGTTACGAGCCGACATTCACCGGCAGCCGGCTGGCCGGGGGAATCGTCCGGATCACGAAACAGGTTTCTTCCCTGCGTCTTTCCACTCCGAAGGTGTACGCGCCCATCCCGCCCGCGATCGCCGGAGCCAGCCCGCTCTGGCGACACACGGTCCAGGCGGTCGTCGACGCCTGCCGGCGACAGGACTGGCTCGTCCTCGACGGAGAACCCGGCGTCGGCAAGACCGCCCTGATCCGAGCGGCACACCAACTCGTACCGGACCGCGGGCTCGCCGTACTCGACGCCACCGCACTCGGCGACGACCTCCTCCCCGAGGTCTCCGACGAACTCGACAGCGGATCCGACCTGGCAATACTGCACGCACACGCCCTGGACGACGCTCATCTCACCGCACTCGCGGACCTATTGCAGGGCCCCCAGGCGCAGGAGCCACCTCGCAGACCGTGGGTGGTGCTCACCCGGTATCCCCAGGACTCGACCGACACCACCCCACTGCTGCGCATGTTCCCCAAATCAGTCACGGTGCCACCCCTGCGGCACCACCTGGACGACCTTCCCGATCTCGTGCGCAGCCTGCTCGACACCCTGGGGGCCACCGGCCTCACCCTGGCTCCGGCCGCCTCGAATCAGCTCGCCCGTCTGGCGTGGCGCGGAAACGTCACCCAACTGAAGACGGTTCTCGAGGACACCTACCGCCGGCAACGGTCCGGTGTCGTCGAAGTCGATACCCTGCCTCCCGCATGCCGTTCCACCACACGCCGAACGTTGACCAGGATGCAGGCGCTCGAGCGGGACGCGATCGTGGACGCGCTCGCGCTTCATGCCGGCGACAAGACGGCCGCCGCCACCGCCATCGGCATGTCCCGAGCGACGATCTACCGCAAGATCCGCGAATTCGGCATAGTGCTCTGA
- a CDS encoding methane monooxygenase produces the protein MSRQSLTKAHAKITELSWDPTFATPATRFGTDYTFEKAPKKDPLKQIMRSYFPMEEEKDNRVYGAMDGAIRGNMFRQVQQRWLEWQKLFLSIIPFPEISAARAMPMAIDAVPNPEIHNGLAVQMIDEVRHSTIQMNLKKLYMNNYIDPAGFDMTEKAFANNYAGTIGRQFGEGFITGDAITAANIYLTVVAETAFTNTLFVAMPDEAAANGDYLLPTVFHSVQSDESRHISNGYSILLMALADERNRPLLERDLRYAWWNNHCVVDAAIGTFIEYGTKDRRKDRESYAEMWRRWIYDDYYRSYLIPLEKYGLTIPHDLVEEAWKRITDKGYVHEVARFFATGWPVNYWRIDAMTDKDFEWFEHKYPGWYSKYGKWWEEYNRLAYPGRNKPIAFEEVGYQYPHRCWTCMVPALIREDMVVEKVDDQWRTYCSETCYWTDAVAFRSEYQGRPTPNMGRLTGFREWETLHHGKDLADIVSDLGYVRDDGKTLVGQPHLDLDDPKKMWTLDDVRGNTFQSPNVLLNEMSDAERNAHIAAYRAGGAVPA, from the coding sequence TTGAGTAGGCAAAGCCTGACAAAGGCCCACGCGAAGATCACCGAACTGTCATGGGATCCGACATTCGCAACCCCGGCCACCCGGTTCGGCACCGACTACACCTTCGAGAAGGCTCCGAAGAAGGATCCTCTCAAGCAAATCATGCGGTCCTACTTCCCGATGGAGGAAGAGAAGGACAACCGCGTGTACGGCGCCATGGACGGTGCCATCCGCGGCAACATGTTCCGCCAGGTGCAGCAGCGGTGGCTCGAATGGCAGAAGCTGTTCCTGTCGATCATTCCGTTCCCGGAGATCTCGGCCGCCCGAGCGATGCCCATGGCCATCGACGCCGTCCCCAACCCGGAGATCCACAACGGGCTGGCGGTGCAGATGATCGACGAGGTTCGTCACTCGACGATCCAGATGAACCTCAAGAAGCTGTACATGAACAACTACATCGATCCCGCCGGTTTCGACATGACCGAGAAGGCGTTCGCGAACAACTACGCGGGCACCATCGGCAGGCAGTTCGGTGAAGGCTTCATCACCGGCGACGCGATCACCGCGGCGAACATCTACCTGACCGTGGTCGCCGAGACAGCGTTCACCAACACCCTGTTCGTAGCCATGCCCGACGAGGCGGCCGCCAACGGTGACTACCTGTTGCCGACGGTCTTCCACTCGGTGCAGTCGGACGAGTCGCGGCACATCTCCAACGGCTACTCGATCCTGCTGATGGCACTCGCCGACGAGCGCAACCGTCCACTGCTCGAACGTGACCTGCGGTACGCGTGGTGGAACAACCACTGCGTCGTCGACGCCGCGATCGGCACCTTCATCGAGTACGGCACGAAGGACCGCCGCAAGGACCGGGAAAGCTACGCCGAGATGTGGCGGCGGTGGATCTACGACGACTACTACCGCAGCTACCTCATCCCGCTCGAGAAGTACGGCCTGACGATCCCGCACGACCTGGTCGAGGAGGCGTGGAAGCGGATCACCGACAAGGGCTACGTCCACGAGGTGGCCCGGTTCTTCGCCACCGGATGGCCGGTGAACTACTGGCGAATCGACGCGATGACCGACAAGGACTTCGAGTGGTTCGAGCACAAGTACCCGGGCTGGTACTCGAAGTACGGCAAGTGGTGGGAGGAGTACAACCGGCTCGCCTACCCCGGCCGCAACAAGCCGATCGCGTTCGAGGAGGTCGGATACCAGTACCCGCACCGCTGCTGGACCTGCATGGTTCCCGCCCTCATCCGTGAGGACATGGTCGTGGAGAAGGTCGACGACCAGTGGCGGACCTACTGCTCGGAAACCTGCTACTGGACCGACGCCGTCGCATTCCGCAGCGAGTACCAGGGCCGCCCGACCCCGAACATGGGCCGGCTCACCGGATTCCGGGAGTGGGAAACCCTGCATCACGGCAAGGACCTCGCCGACATCGTCTCCGATCTCGGCTATGTTCGCGACGACGGCAAGACCCTGGTCGGCCAACCGCACCTCGATCTCGACGATCCGAAGAAGATGTGGACTCTCGACGACGTGCGGGGCAACACCTTCCAGAGCCCGAACGTGCTCCTGAACGAGATGTCCGACGCCGAACGCAACGCGCACATCGCCGCGTACCGCGCCGGCGGCGCAGTTCCGGCCTGA
- a CDS encoding 2Fe-2S iron-sulfur cluster-binding protein has product MADKHRINFEPVDIEMEVGEDEYILDAAFRQGIHLMHGCREGRCSACKSFVLEGDIQMEDYSTFACNDAEVDEGHVLLCRSTAYSDCTIELLNFDEDELLGGVPIQDVRTRVTRIEPMTKDIVSLRLAPVEPAGYEFKPGQYSDLHIPGTEEHRSFSMATTRSTPGHVEFLIKKYPGGKFAGLLEDGISVGDEIALTGPYGSFTIKEGHVLPMVFIGGGAGMAPLLSLLRHMSETGNTRQVHFYYGARTPQDLFYVDEILELGRGLTDFTFVACLSESMDPPPVGAIAVEDGNVTDVVGRREPDIGRAEVYLCGPPPMVDAALELLEANGTPKDQIFYDKFTSPAFE; this is encoded by the coding sequence GTGGCCGACAAGCACCGTATCAACTTCGAGCCCGTCGACATCGAGATGGAAGTCGGCGAAGACGAGTACATCCTCGATGCCGCGTTCCGGCAAGGCATCCACCTGATGCACGGCTGCCGCGAGGGACGCTGCTCGGCCTGCAAATCCTTTGTCCTCGAAGGCGATATCCAGATGGAGGACTACTCGACGTTTGCGTGCAACGACGCCGAGGTCGACGAGGGACACGTCCTGCTCTGCCGCTCGACTGCCTACAGCGACTGCACCATCGAGCTGCTCAATTTCGACGAGGACGAACTTCTCGGCGGCGTCCCCATCCAGGATGTGCGCACTCGGGTGACCAGGATCGAGCCGATGACCAAGGACATCGTGTCTCTCCGGTTGGCCCCGGTCGAGCCGGCGGGATACGAATTCAAACCCGGTCAGTACTCCGACCTGCACATCCCGGGCACCGAGGAGCATCGGTCCTTCTCCATGGCGACCACCCGGTCGACGCCGGGGCATGTCGAGTTCCTCATCAAGAAATACCCCGGTGGCAAGTTCGCCGGACTGCTCGAGGACGGGATCTCGGTGGGTGACGAGATCGCCCTGACCGGACCATACGGGTCGTTCACCATCAAGGAAGGCCATGTCCTGCCGATGGTCTTCATCGGCGGCGGCGCGGGGATGGCTCCGCTGCTGTCGCTGCTGCGGCACATGAGCGAGACGGGCAACACCCGGCAGGTGCACTTCTACTACGGTGCCCGCACCCCGCAGGACCTGTTCTACGTCGACGAGATCCTCGAGCTCGGACGAGGATTGACGGATTTCACGTTCGTGGCCTGCCTCTCGGAATCGATGGACCCGCCGCCGGTGGGTGCGATCGCCGTCGAGGACGGCAACGTCACCGACGTCGTCGGCCGCCGCGAACCGGACATCGGCCGGGCCGAGGTGTACCTGTGCGGGCCGCCGCCGATGGTCGACGCCGCCCTGGAACTGCTCGAGGCGAACGGCACCCCGAAAGACCAGATCTTCTACGACAAGTTCACCAGCCCCGCCTTCGAGTAG
- a CDS encoding aromatic/alkene monooxygenase hydroxylase subunit beta has translation MTATAESKQRSFPKIEFTDSEAGALEFPSSRSRTFTYYTPAKKRSTMYEDVTVDVQPDPDRHLSQGWIYGFGDGPGGYPQEWTAAKSSNWHAFLDPNEEWDQTIYRNNSKVVHQVELCLSNAKRARVYDGWNTPWLTFISRNLGAWMHAENGLALHVFTSIQRSCPTNMINTAVAVNAAHKMRFAQDLALFNLDLSEATENFDGTAHKEVWQSAPEWQPTREVVERLTAVPDWCELLFGSNIVFEQLVGTLFRSELVMQIAAGNGDYITPTIVGTGEHDYDRDLAYTRNLFRLLTRDPEHGEANKELFGTWLAIWVPRCLDAARALQPIWSQPADKAITFATSFDAATDKFRSLLEDLGLDIPKELDQ, from the coding sequence ATGACCGCAACCGCCGAGTCCAAGCAACGCAGCTTCCCGAAGATCGAGTTCACCGACTCCGAAGCCGGTGCGCTGGAGTTCCCCAGCTCCCGCAGCCGCACCTTCACCTACTACACGCCAGCCAAGAAGCGGTCGACGATGTACGAGGACGTGACCGTTGACGTGCAGCCGGATCCCGACCGCCACCTCTCCCAGGGCTGGATCTACGGCTTCGGTGACGGTCCCGGCGGCTATCCGCAGGAGTGGACGGCCGCGAAGTCGTCGAACTGGCACGCCTTCCTCGATCCGAACGAGGAATGGGACCAGACCATCTACCGCAACAACTCCAAGGTGGTCCACCAGGTGGAGTTGTGCCTGTCCAACGCCAAGCGTGCCCGGGTCTACGACGGCTGGAACACGCCGTGGCTGACGTTCATCTCCCGCAACCTGGGGGCGTGGATGCACGCCGAGAACGGGTTGGCTCTGCACGTGTTCACCTCCATCCAGCGGTCCTGCCCGACGAACATGATCAACACCGCCGTCGCGGTGAACGCCGCCCACAAGATGCGCTTCGCCCAAGACCTGGCCCTGTTCAACCTGGACCTGTCCGAGGCCACCGAGAACTTCGACGGCACCGCCCACAAGGAGGTCTGGCAGTCCGCGCCCGAGTGGCAGCCCACCCGTGAGGTCGTCGAGCGGCTCACCGCGGTTCCCGACTGGTGTGAGCTGCTGTTCGGCTCGAACATCGTCTTCGAGCAGCTGGTCGGCACCCTGTTCCGCAGCGAACTGGTCATGCAGATCGCCGCCGGGAACGGTGACTACATCACGCCCACCATCGTGGGCACCGGCGAACACGACTACGACCGCGACCTCGCCTACACCCGCAACCTGTTCCGGTTGCTCACCCGAGACCCCGAGCACGGGGAGGCGAACAAGGAGCTGTTCGGCACCTGGCTCGCCATCTGGGTGCCACGGTGCCTCGACGCCGCCCGGGCGCTGCAGCCGATCTGGTCGCAGCCGGCCGACAAGGCGATCACCTTCGCCACCAGTTTCGACGCCGCCACCGACAAGTTCCGTTCCCTGCTCGAGGACCTCGGGCTCGACATCCCCAAGGAGTTGGACCAGTGA
- the mimD gene encoding propane 2-monooxygenase effector subunit MimD, giving the protein MSMQFGSSTEFSNMCGVTLMNTPIGRVVAEVMGAKDGVELTEYPSMIRVDGQRLLDFDYEELTDALGQEFDGSIFEEISSTHYGRMVHLDEKTLLFASPEDAAEYIGFDLTAQ; this is encoded by the coding sequence GTGAGCATGCAATTCGGATCGTCCACAGAGTTCTCCAACATGTGTGGTGTCACCTTGATGAACACCCCCATCGGCCGTGTCGTCGCGGAGGTGATGGGCGCCAAGGACGGTGTGGAGCTGACCGAGTACCCGTCGATGATCCGCGTCGACGGCCAACGCCTGCTCGACTTCGACTACGAGGAACTCACAGACGCCCTGGGTCAGGAATTCGACGGCTCCATCTTCGAGGAGATCAGCTCCACCCACTACGGGCGCATGGTCCACCTCGACGAGAAGACCCTGCTGTTCGCAAGCCCGGAGGACGCCGCCGAGTACATCGGATTCGACCTCACAGCGCAGTAG
- a CDS encoding amidohydrolase family protein: MYQKDGQKYFIVDGHVHVWDARESNQKNVHGKQFIDCFYDYHKNLSPEEVVWDYDTYTYYGSERFERDIFVEGYVDHAIFQATLLSDFYHNGFGRTDEALALVAKHPGKLTYNHAYDPRHEEAGLEQLRKDADRMNLQGVKLYTAEWHGDSRGYKLDDPWSRRYLEECIELGIKNIHVHKGPTIRPLDRDAFDVSDIDKVATDYLDLRFVVEHVGLPRLEDFCWIATQESNVYGGLAVALPFIHTRPRYFAQIIGELLYWIGEDKILFGSDYALWTPKWLIEKFVDFQIPEDMLTDYAPITALQKQKILGLNAAALYDIDVPADLQLPEPAGQEGVEVAAGAREVVSS, translated from the coding sequence ATGTATCAGAAGGACGGTCAGAAATACTTCATCGTGGACGGCCACGTACACGTCTGGGACGCCCGCGAGTCGAACCAGAAGAACGTGCACGGCAAGCAGTTCATCGACTGCTTCTACGACTATCACAAGAACCTCAGCCCCGAAGAGGTCGTGTGGGACTACGACACCTACACGTACTACGGCAGCGAACGCTTCGAGCGTGACATCTTCGTGGAGGGATACGTCGACCACGCGATCTTCCAGGCCACCTTGCTCAGCGACTTCTACCACAACGGATTCGGGCGAACCGACGAAGCACTCGCCCTGGTCGCCAAGCACCCCGGCAAACTGACCTACAACCACGCCTACGACCCGCGCCACGAGGAGGCCGGGCTCGAACAGCTCCGCAAGGACGCCGACCGGATGAACCTGCAGGGCGTCAAACTCTACACCGCCGAATGGCACGGCGACTCCCGCGGCTACAAACTCGACGACCCGTGGTCGCGGCGCTACCTCGAAGAGTGCATCGAGCTGGGGATCAAGAACATTCACGTCCACAAGGGCCCGACGATCCGTCCCCTCGACCGCGACGCCTTCGACGTCTCCGACATCGACAAGGTCGCCACCGACTACCTGGACCTGCGGTTCGTCGTCGAGCACGTGGGCCTTCCACGGCTCGAGGACTTCTGCTGGATCGCCACGCAGGAGTCGAACGTGTACGGCGGCCTGGCGGTTGCCCTTCCGTTCATCCACACCCGGCCCCGCTACTTCGCCCAGATCATCGGCGAATTGCTCTACTGGATCGGCGAGGACAAGATCCTGTTCGGCAGCGACTATGCGCTGTGGACCCCGAAGTGGCTGATCGAGAAGTTCGTCGACTTCCAGATCCCCGAGGACATGCTGACCGACTACGCCCCGATCACCGCCCTGCAGAAGCAGAAGATCCTCGGCCTCAACGCGGCAGCGCTGTACGACATCGATGTTCCCGCGGACCTGCAGCTGCCCGAGCCGGCCGGGCAGGAAGGTGTCGAGGTCGCGGCAGGAGCGAGGGAGGTCGTGTCATCATGA
- a CDS encoding iron-sulfur cluster assembly protein: protein MTTLAVGAEEDILAALATVTDPELDEPITDLGFVRSVMLDDDGVTVHLRLPTAFCSPNFAYLMASDALDALRLVEDIGEVRVLLDDHHDSDKINTGLAADAGYVGTFGSEAEESLHELRRTFRSKAHAAAMERCVEAHLKTTDVGVNEIYRLTLSDLAPGKAKAALLRRRIGIGLSICPASRVFVDDDGKRIAPESVPMRLRFAKSVRISMEGNAHFCRGLLATRYADGESVGATPRITNLRTRSPR, encoded by the coding sequence ATGACCACCCTTGCCGTCGGCGCGGAGGAGGACATCCTCGCGGCGCTCGCGACGGTCACTGACCCGGAACTGGACGAGCCGATCACCGATCTCGGTTTCGTCCGGTCGGTGATGCTCGACGACGACGGGGTGACCGTGCACCTGCGGCTGCCCACCGCGTTCTGCTCGCCGAACTTCGCCTACCTCATGGCCTCCGACGCCCTCGACGCCCTGCGTCTGGTCGAGGACATCGGCGAGGTGCGGGTGCTGCTCGACGACCACCACGACAGCGACAAGATCAACACCGGTCTCGCGGCGGACGCCGGATACGTCGGGACGTTCGGCTCCGAGGCGGAGGAGAGTCTGCACGAGTTGCGCCGAACGTTCCGGTCCAAGGCACACGCCGCGGCGATGGAGCGGTGTGTCGAGGCGCACCTGAAGACCACCGATGTGGGTGTGAACGAGATCTACCGGCTCACCCTCAGCGACCTCGCTCCCGGGAAGGCCAAGGCCGCGCTGCTGCGTCGCCGGATCGGTATCGGGTTGAGCATCTGCCCCGCCAGTCGGGTGTTCGTCGACGACGACGGGAAGCGCATCGCCCCGGAATCGGTGCCGATGCGGCTGCGCTTCGCCAAGTCGGTGCGCATCTCGATGGAAGGCAACGCGCATTTCTGCCGCGGCCTGCTCGCCACCCGCTACGCCGACGGCGAATCCGTCGGCGCCACACCGCGAATCACCAATCTCAGAACCAGGAGCCCGCGATGA
- a CDS encoding NAD(P)-dependent alcohol dehydrogenase, producing the protein MKAVQVVGYHTKLQLTDIPEPTIDGPLDVIVRIGGAGVCRTDLHILEGQWEAKSGVALPYTIGHENSGWVHAVGDAVTNVTVGDKVILHPLITCGLCRACRSGDDVHCQNSTFPGIDVNGGYAEYLRTTARSVVRIDDSLEPADVAALADAGLTAYHAVAKVAKTTRPGDVCVVIGAGGLGHIGIQVLKAISGVTVVVLDRNPAAVELAVKIGADHGIVADGTHIQQVLDLTGGHGAEAVVDFVGEGGATAEGIAMLRRAGNYYVVGYGENIDVPTIDVISTEINFIGNLVGSYNDLQELMTLAAQGKVTLHTTRYRLEDFQQALDDLDAGRVRGRAILVP; encoded by the coding sequence ATGAAGGCCGTGCAAGTGGTGGGATACCACACCAAACTGCAGCTCACCGACATTCCCGAACCCACGATCGACGGCCCGCTCGATGTCATCGTGCGCATCGGCGGCGCGGGTGTGTGCCGCACCGACCTGCACATCCTCGAAGGGCAGTGGGAGGCGAAGTCCGGTGTCGCGCTGCCGTACACGATCGGCCACGAGAACTCCGGCTGGGTCCACGCCGTGGGTGACGCCGTCACCAACGTGACGGTCGGCGACAAGGTGATTCTGCACCCGCTCATCACGTGCGGACTGTGCCGGGCGTGCCGGTCCGGTGACGACGTGCACTGCCAGAACAGCACATTCCCCGGCATCGACGTCAACGGCGGGTACGCCGAATATCTGCGCACCACCGCCCGCAGCGTGGTCCGGATCGACGACTCGCTCGAACCGGCCGACGTCGCCGCCCTCGCCGACGCGGGCCTGACGGCGTACCACGCCGTTGCCAAGGTCGCGAAGACGACTCGGCCCGGAGACGTGTGCGTGGTGATCGGGGCCGGCGGGCTCGGTCACATCGGCATCCAGGTCCTGAAGGCGATCTCCGGCGTCACCGTGGTCGTGCTCGACCGCAACCCCGCGGCCGTCGAACTCGCCGTGAAGATCGGCGCCGACCACGGCATCGTCGCCGACGGCACCCACATCCAGCAGGTGCTCGACCTGACCGGCGGTCACGGCGCCGAGGCCGTCGTCGACTTCGTCGGCGAGGGCGGTGCGACTGCAGAAGGGATCGCGATGCTGCGCCGCGCCGGGAACTACTACGTCGTCGGGTACGGCGAGAACATCGACGTCCCGACGATCGATGTGATCTCCACCGAGATCAACTTCATCGGAAATCTCGTCGGCTCCTACAACGACCTCCAGGAGCTCATGACCCTTGCCGCCCAGGGCAAGGTCACCCTGCACACCACCCGGTACCGGCTCGAGGACTTCCAGCAAGCACTCGACGATCTCGATGCCGGCCGGGTGCGCGGCCGGGCGATTCTCGTCCCGTAG
- the groL gene encoding chaperonin GroEL (60 kDa chaperone family; promotes refolding of misfolded polypeptides especially under stressful conditions; forms two stacked rings of heptamers to form a barrel-shaped 14mer; ends can be capped by GroES; misfolded proteins enter the barrel where they are refolded when GroES binds) — MAKELRYNTDARARLEHGVNALADAVKVTLGPKGRNAVLEKLTGPPTITNDGVTIAREIQLREPFANMGAQLVKEVAMKTNGVVGDGTTTATVLAQAMVREGLRSVDAGANPMRVRRGIERAVSVVVDSLHEQASQIGGQSDLQRIATLAASDDEVIGHAISKAVDYVGKSGVVTTEESDTLGLSVDIVDGIEFDHGYISGYMVTDPERMEAVHTNPLILLTNKKITQVQDIMPSIEVAKRADRPLVVLAEEVDGPALQLLVGGNMHKTMQSVVVRAPGFGHRRVAELEDLAVALGGHVIAKDTGIELSEISVEHLGSCDRITVTENETTIVGGHGDQRLLDARIAQLESQHERAKIEADQESLELRIARLTGRVAVIRVGGATSVELKERMLRVEDALAATRAAVEAGIVSGGGTALAQSHRALADLDLTGDEAIGCDVVRRALAEPLRWIAINAGFDGDEVVEVVAGLPLGHGFNALTGEYGDMFDDGVIDPFKVTRAALESAASIAALLITTETAVVEEVLGNPGAIMAPGFGDLAEGMVRPSNIY; from the coding sequence ATGGCAAAAGAGCTGCGGTACAACACGGACGCCCGGGCGCGGCTCGAGCACGGCGTCAACGCCCTCGCCGACGCGGTCAAGGTGACCCTCGGCCCCAAGGGGCGCAACGCGGTGCTCGAAAAGCTCACCGGACCACCGACGATCACCAACGACGGCGTGACCATCGCCCGCGAGATCCAGCTCCGCGAACCCTTCGCCAACATGGGCGCCCAGCTGGTCAAGGAAGTGGCGATGAAGACCAATGGTGTGGTCGGCGACGGCACCACCACCGCAACCGTGCTCGCCCAGGCTATGGTCCGAGAGGGGCTGCGGTCCGTCGACGCCGGCGCCAACCCCATGCGGGTGCGCCGCGGCATCGAACGGGCCGTGTCCGTGGTCGTCGACTCCCTCCACGAACAGGCCTCCCAGATCGGGGGGCAGAGCGATCTGCAACGGATCGCGACCCTCGCCGCCAGCGACGACGAGGTGATCGGGCACGCCATCTCGAAGGCCGTCGACTACGTCGGCAAGTCCGGGGTCGTCACCACCGAGGAGAGCGACACCCTCGGGCTGTCGGTCGACATCGTCGACGGCATCGAGTTCGATCACGGCTACATCTCCGGCTACATGGTCACCGACCCGGAGCGGATGGAAGCGGTGCACACCAATCCGCTGATCCTGCTGACCAACAAGAAGATCACCCAGGTCCAAGACATCATGCCGAGCATCGAGGTGGCCAAGCGCGCCGACCGGCCCCTGGTGGTGCTTGCCGAGGAAGTCGACGGGCCGGCCCTGCAACTACTCGTCGGCGGCAACATGCACAAGACAATGCAGTCGGTGGTCGTCCGGGCCCCCGGTTTCGGACACCGCCGGGTCGCCGAGCTCGAAGACCTCGCGGTGGCACTGGGTGGGCACGTGATCGCCAAGGACACCGGCATCGAACTGTCCGAAATCAGTGTCGAGCATCTCGGTTCGTGTGACCGCATCACCGTCACCGAGAACGAGACCACGATCGTCGGCGGGCACGGGGACCAGCGCCTGCTCGACGCCCGCATCGCCCAGCTCGAGTCCCAGCACGAGCGCGCCAAGATCGAGGCGGACCAGGAAAGCCTCGAACTGCGCATCGCCCGGCTCACCGGTCGAGTTGCCGTCATCCGCGTCGGCGGCGCGACCAGCGTCGAGCTCAAGGAGCGGATGTTGCGCGTCGAGGACGCTCTGGCCGCCACTCGCGCCGCGGTGGAGGCGGGGATCGTCTCCGGTGGTGGTACCGCGCTGGCGCAGTCGCATCGGGCGTTGGCCGATCTCGACCTGACCGGCGACGAGGCCATCGGGTGTGACGTCGTGCGCCGCGCCCTCGCCGAACCGCTGCGCTGGATCGCGATCAACGCCGGGTTCGACGGCGACGAGGTCGTCGAGGTGGTCGCCGGTTTGCCGCTCGGGCACGGGTTCAACGCACTCACCGGTGAATACGGGGACATGTTCGACGACGGGGTGATCGATCCGTTCAAGGTCACCCGCGCCGCACTCGAGAGCGCGGCCTCGATCGCGGCACTTCTGATCACCACCGAGACCGCTGTCGTGGAAGAGGTGCTGGGCAATCCCGGCGCCATCATGGCACCCGGTTTCGGCGATCTCGCCGAAGGCATGGTCCGCCCGTCCAACATCTACTAG